The proteins below come from a single Drosophila suzukii chromosome X, CBGP_Dsuzu_IsoJpt1.0, whole genome shotgun sequence genomic window:
- the LOC108006525 gene encoding putative leucine-rich repeat-containing protein DDB_G0290503 isoform X2: MDLRSWRKLLIQWVIECRFIEHNFITLEQSDLDTFFSIYVQKVQVAPVEDENALPAQPGERRSPLLNFLRDHYPQFSARIDGRGQLVTSDYAYVYTLLLHYSCVKQPSAFIHSICKKLPELVQTCIANFFRQTLEQQLTRQFIRQSVNNVAVVYRQGVQISPSRPSCSTMSPELQEDHDHDTNVYHLENKRLIKLNDTLNEMVAKGDAHLAEIKEQLGEKERQIDDLGAQILDLRERNEWLGTKITLIDEERSSEASRSEKELRCHTYLRDKYNHCRSQLKDRIEDMDKLSRQLDASNWENACQRVLQLQSECESLKVTMESLNVYIKTRADKEQRLTSQRDELNIQNDFLNQQYGKLKEDSDYFLGRISSLLRADNSVNSLTSSIDSTTDEIGKRFRDIESLLEQHMKSFDETEARVNSLNDELADLQRRNAELTNENETLIAQKVQELGQLGEDIEKLNDVIKKQNDEIASLTKNIPLLEKVVKKTQDKMAKAHVLVQSLSTAAINSIATIEPRLLKWGSISTYAGCTDAKDPAQFQSWMTQFVDIYDQMDASRQTLENRYVEASSKLDTLSQAKKRLEEQVQQLQNKSTNDQIPMLKPLNETIKNLELVNDKLTKDNLKLHDMNLELGESLMKSHKEVERRATKYVQLEAADRRKSSDLHDCRKKQDEQKAELKSMQEKMAALKETYEKQIEELKANCDQRSKEVEKEVDGTQDLQINLKESEDKVSKLVEEHKQLLKNTKDEHEKRCKELEKQLAEKDEEQSKLKALEEECQKRCQDIEKQLSEKESQSSELVKEHEEEVKTIKAELEEARYQEKELRLKDKELRETIQTHKQLLRETTSDLQDSRLQEQSMRQTMETHKQLLMESGPSEELLILRNKLQEEEKLTKELRAKLEKQGSSEELLSLRNKLQEEEKLTNEFRAKVEKLESSEELLSLRNKLQEEVKLTHELRAKVEKLESSEELLSFLQEEEKLTHELRAKVENRESSEELLSLRNKLQAEEKLTNELREQLEHRESSGELLSLRNKLQAEEKLTNELREQLEHRESSGELLSLRNKLQAEEKLTNELRAQLENRESSEELLSLRNKLHEEEKLTNQLRAELQGSRPSEELLNLRNKLQEEEKLTNELRAQLENRESSEELLSLRNKLQEEEKLTNQLRAQLEERGSSEELLSLRNKLQEEEKLTNQLKAQLEKRGSNKELVSLRNKLQDEEKLTKQLRTMLEKRESSKELVSLRNKLQEEEKVTKQLRLKLEKQRKELSKAKADLEDLKSADKNLHSLQTKLKDEEKLTHQLKEELSSAKDQLGGDASSTTELRKLYDNSKEELICLTNKLENEVKLMDQMKMLLDKQHKDLVQAKEQLKSAESSKEELLALQTKLQHEQKLTDQLKEELSKAKAELASNANRTTEPNKLYQSSKQELLSLQTKLHDEQKLTDHLRDQLRDEMNKLCGSSKEDLLSLQTQLQNEEKIRNLLKKKLFEKEEELKTTKSQLESNANRMAQVNGSSKEEMLGLHNKLQDQEDLLSLQTQLQNEEKIRNLLKKKLFEKEEELKTTKSQLESNANRMAQVNGSSKEEMLGLHNKLQDQENLSHQLNAELAKQQELLSTANAQLESYAQLEALFDGSKDEMVRLRNMIHKEQKLSEQLRAEMKDQADAHQKEVDSLKLARDSILPEIQVVKGRMVKAEREYQISLATLEDQIETLDERNKQAEVECLSAKERIKELESSCKAKEDQLLQAELLNDCLALEISCHNGEVEKLNQQLAKKDEEMAELRNCAGRNQKLGQQDMDELQQRLDSEMVKRQKAEDQLAAASERLTDLVQELDGTRLVHDACQYELEEKTREIETLRAESTDRIRSYKERLEALSQQLAQCHDDLAELRSANESRSQSPEADSNLGQLRQEAVRNSKLALDCQILQAKYRDAKDEIQRCEQKIKDQRLEMEGKLDKMKTKMRSLYTAEVTRMKEKQERDAAKSASEMEALTVQNAKYEEHTRKLSNQIVRLNEKILEQQKQHAIISTKLRHLQMQPVCEAKPTTATITVSSSFGWRCFDILIQYYCFIYPFIKQIFLFIDFSIFFFPFLIE; the protein is encoded by the exons ATGGACCTGCGCAGCTGGCGTAAGCTTCTTATCCAGTGG GTGATCGAGTGTCGCTTCATTGAACACAACTTCATCACATTGGAGCAGTCTGACCTCGATACCTTCTTCTCGATTTACGTGCAAAAGGTACAGGTGGCGCCGGTGGAGGATGAGAACGCGCTGCCGGCCCAGCCCGGGGAGCGCCGCTCCCCCCTGCTGAACTTCCTAAGAG ATCATTATCCACAGTTCAGTGCCCGCATAGATGGCCGTGGCCAACTCGTGACCTCGGACTACGCGTACGTCTACACACTGCTCCTGCACTACTCGTGCGTGAAGCAGCCCAGCGCGTTCATCCACAGCATCTGCAAGAAGCTGCCGGAGCTAGTGCAGACTTGCATCGCCAACTTCTTCCGCCAGACGTTGGAGCAGCAGCTGACGCGTCAATTTATACGCCAGTCTGTGAACAATGTGGCTGTGGTTTACCGCCAGGGCGTCCAGATCAGCCCCAGTCGTCCGAGCTGCAGCACCATGAGTCCCGAGCTGCAGGAGGATCACGATCACGACACTAACGTGTACCACTTGGAGAACAAGAGGCTAATTAAACTCAACGATACGCTCAATGAGATGGTGGCCAAGGGAGACGCACATCTGGCCGAGATAAAGGAGCAGCTTGGCGAGAAAGAGCGTCAGATAGACGATTTGGGTGCTCAAATCTTGGATCTGCGCGAGCGGAATGAGTGGCTCGGAACTAAGATCACGCTGATCGATGAGGAGCGAAGCAGCGAGGCAAGCCGTTCGGAGAAGGAGCTGCGCTGTCATACGTACTTGCGTGACAAGTATAACCATTGTCGAAGCCAGCTTAAGGATAGGATCGAGGACATGGATAAGTTGTCCCGCCAACTGGATGCGTCCAACTGGGAGAACGCGTGTCAACGAGTGCTCCAGTTGCAGTCTGAATGCGAATCCCTCAAGGTGACAATGGAATCGCTAAACGTGTACATAAAGACAAGGGCGGATAAGGAGCAGCGTCTCACCAGCCAACGGGATGAGCTCAATATCCAAAACGATTTTCTGAACCAGCAGTACGGCAAGTTAAAGGAGGATTCAGACTATTTTCTGGGCCGCATCTCTAGCCTCTTAAGAGCCGACAACTCTGTGAATTCCCTGACATCCTCCATCGACTCGACAACGGACGAAATTGGCAAGCGGTTCCGTGATATTGAATCGTTGCTCGAGCAGCACATGAAATCGTTTGATGAGACTGAGGCGAGGGTGAATAGTTTGAACGATGAGTTGGCAGATCTTCAGCGACGCAATGCAGAGCTTACCAATGAGAACGAGACACTGATTGCCCAGAAGGTCCAAGAACTGGGTCAACTGGGTGAGGATATTGAAAAACTGAATGACGTGATTAAAAAACAGAATGACGAGATCGCCAGTCTTACCAAAAACATTCCTCTGTTAGAAAAGGTTGTGAAAAAAACTCAGGACAAGATGGCGAAGGCTCATGTGTTGGTACAAAGCTTAAGTACGGCAGCCATCAATTCTATTGCCACCATTGAGCCTCGTCTTTTGAAATGGGGTTCAATCTCTACTTATGCGGGATGCACTGATGCAAAAGACCCCGCGCAATTCCAATCTTGGATGACCCAGTTTGTCGACATCTATGACCAAATGGATGCCAGTCGCCAGACTCTGGAAAACCGCTACGTTGAGGCCTCGAGCAAATTGGATACGCTTAGCCAGGCCAAGAAGCGATTGGAGGAGCAGGTGCAGCAACTGCAGAATAAGTCGACTAACGATCAGATCCCTATGCTAAAGCCACTCAACGAAACCATCAAGAACCTGGAGCTGGTGAACGACAAGCTGACCAAGGACAACCTTAAGCTTCATGACATGAATCTAGAGTTGGGTGAGAGTCTGATGAAGTCCCACAAAGAGGTGGAACGTCGCGCGACCAAATACGTCCAGCTGGAGGCTGCGGATAGGCGGAAGTCCAGCGATCTGCACGATTGCCGGAAGAAACAAGATGAACAGAAAGCGGAACTGAAGTCCATGCAGGAAAAAATGGCCGCGTTAAAGGAAACTTATGAAAAACAGATTGAAGAACTGAAAGCTAACTGTGATCAGCGGTCCAAGGAAGTTGAGAAAGAGGTGGATGGAACCCAGGACTTGCAAATAAACCTAAAGGAAAGTGAGGACAAGGTATCGAAACTAGTGGAAGAGCACAAGCAACTGTTGAAGAACACGAAAGATGAGCACGAAAAGCGTTGCAAAGAGCTAGAGAAGCAGTTGGCCGAAAAGGATGAAGAGCAGTCAAAGTTGAAGGCTTTGGAAGAAGAATGTCAAAAGCGCTGCCAAGACATCGAGAAGCAGCTGTCCGAGAAGGAGTCCCAGTCCTCGGAGTTGGTCAAAGAGCACGAAGAAGAAGTTAAGACAATCAAAGCGGAGCTGGAGGAGGCTCGCTACCAGGAGAAGGAGTTGCGCCTAAAGGACAAAGAGCTGCGCGAGACCATACAGACCCACAAGCAACTATTAAGGGAAACTACTTCCGATCTGCAGGATTCTCGCCTTCAGGAGCAGAGCATGCGCCAAACTATGGAGACCCACAAGCAACTATTGATGGAATCGGGTCCCAGCGAGGAGCTCCTCATTTTGCGTAATAAGCTGCAGGAGGAAGAGAAGCTTACGAAAGAGCTCAGAGCAAAGCTAGAGAAGCAGGGATCCAGCGAGGAGCTTCTCAGTTTGCGCAATAAGCTCCAGGAGGAAGAGAAGCTTACGAATGAGTTCAGAGCAAAGGTAGAGAAGCTAGAATCCAGCGAGGAGCTTCTCAGTTTGCGTAATAAGCTCCAGGAAGAGGTGAAGCTTACGCATGAGCTCAGGGCAAAGGTAGAGAAGCTAGAATCCAGCGAGGAGCTTCTCAGTTTTCTCCAGGAAGAGGAGAAGCTTACGCATGAGCTCAGGGCAAAGGTAGAGAACCGAGAATCCAGCGAAGAGCTTCTCAGCTTGCGCAATAAGCTCCAGGCGGAAGAGAAGCTTACGAATGAGCTCAGGGAACAACTTGAGCACCGAGAATCCAGCGGGGAGCTGCTCAGCTTGCGCAATAAGCTCCAGGCGGAAGAGAAGCTTACGAATGAGCTCAGGGAACAACTTGAGCACCGAGAATCCAGCGGGGAGCTGCTCAGCTTGCGCAATAAGCTCCAGGCGGAAGAGAAGCTTACGAACGAGCTCAGGGCACAGCTGGAGAATCGAGAATCCAGCGAGGAGCTGCTAAGCTTGCGCAATAAGCTCCATGAGGAAGAGAAGCTTACAAACCAACTAAGAGCAGAGCTGCAGGGGTCACGACCCAGCGAGGAGCTTCTCAATTTGCGTAATAAGCTCCAGGAAGAAGAGAAACTTACGAATGAGCTCAGGGCACAGCTGGAGAATCGAGAATCCAGCGAGGAGCTGCTCAGCTTGCGCAATAAGCTCCAGGAGGAAGAGAAGCTTACGAACCAATTAAGAGCACAGCTGGAGGAGCGAGGATCCAGCGAGGAGCTTCTCAGCTTGCGTAATAAGCTCCAGGAGGAAGAGAAACTTACGAATCAGCTCAAGGCGCAGCTAGAGAAGCGAGGGTCCAACAAGGAGCTTGTCAGCTTGCGTAATAAGCTTCAGGACGAAGAAAAGCTTACTAAGCAGCTCAGGACAATGCTAGAGAAGAGAGAATCCAGCAAGGAGTTGGTCAGTTTGCGTAATAAGCTCCAAGAGGAAGAGAAGGTTACTAAGCAGCTCAGGCTGAAGCTAGAGAAGCAACGTAAAGAACTGAGTAAGGCCAAGGCGGACCTGGAGGACTTGAAAAGCGCCGATAAGAATTTGCACAGTCTACAAACCAAACTTAAGGACGAAGAGAAGCTTACTCATCAACTTAAGGAGGAGCTGAGCTCGGCTAAGGACCAGCTCGGAGGCGATGCAAGCAGTACTACTGAACTAAGAAAACTGTACGACAACTCCAAGGAGGAGCTGATCTGTTTGACTAACAAGCTCGAGAACGAAGTGAAGCTTATGGATCAGATGAAAATGTTGctagacaagcaacacaaagATCTGGTCCAGGCCAAGGAGCAGCTCAAGAGCGCCGAGAGCTCCAAGGAGGAACTGCTGGCTCTCCAAACCAAACTTCAGCATGAACAGAAACTTACGGATCAGCTTAAGGAGGAGCTGAGCAAGGCCAAGGCCGAACTCGCAAGCAATGCAAATAGAACGACGGAACCAAATAAATTGTATCAGAGCTCCAAGCAGGAACTGCTCAGTCTACAAACCAAACTTCATGACGAACAGAAACTTACGGATCATCTGAGGGATCAGCTTAGGGACGAAATGAATAAATTGTGTGGCAGCTCCAAGGAGGATCTGCTCAGTTTACAAACTCAGCTCCAGAACGAAGAGAAGATCAGGAATCTGCTCAAGAAGAAGCTGTTCGAGAAAGAGGAAGAGCTAAAAACGACCAAGTCCCAACTCGAAAGCAATGCAAATCGCATGGCGCAAGTAAATGGAAGCTCCAAGGAGGAGATGCTCGGCTTGCATAATAAGCTCCAGGACCAGGAGGATCTGCTCAGTTTACAAACTCAGCTCCAGAACGAAGAGAAGATCAGGAATCTGCTCAAGAAGAAGCTGTTCGAGAAAGAGGAAGAGCTAAAAACGACCAAGTCCCAACTCGAAAGCAATGCAAATCGCATGGCGCAAGTAAATGGAAGCTCCAAGGAGGAGATGCTCGGCTTGCATAATAAGCTCCAGGACCAGGAGAATCTAAGTCATCAGCTCAATGCTGAGCTGGCCAAGCAGCAGGAGCTGCTCAGCACAGCCAATGCCCAACTCGAAAGCTACGCACAACTGGAAGCGTTGTTTGACGGCTCAAAGGATGAGATGGTAAGGCTTCGGAATATGATTCATAAGGAACAAAAGCTTTCGGAACAGCTCAGAGCAGAGATGAAGGATCAGGCCGATGCTCACCAGAAGGAAGTGGATAGTTTGAAACTAGCAAGGGATTCCATACTGCCTGAGATCCAAGTGGTTAAGGGGCGAATGGTGAAGGCCGAGCGCGAATACCAGATCAGTCTGGCCACCCTGGAGGACCAAATCGAAACGTTGGATGAGCGCAACAAACAGGCCGAAGTTGAGTGTCTCTCTGCCAAAGAGCGGATCAAAGAACTGGAGTCAAGTTGCAAGGCCAAGGAGGATCAGCTCTTGCAAGCCGAGCTCTTGAACGATTGCCTGGCGCTCGAGATTAGCTGCCACAATGGGGAGGTGGAAAAACTAAACCAACAGCTGGCAAAGAAAGATGAAGAGATGGCTGAATTGCGCAATTGCGCTGGGCGTAACCAGAAGCTGGGGCAGCAGGATATGGACGAGTTGCAGCAACGTTTGGATAGCGAGATGGTCAAACGCCAAAAGGCCGAGGATCAGTTGGCCGCAGCCAGCGAACGGCTAACCGATCTTGTCCAGGAATTGGACGGAACACGACTCGTCCACGATGCCTGTCAATACGAACTGGAGGAGAAGACGCGCGAGATTGAAACCCTTCGTGCCGAGTCGACGGACCGCATTCGTTCCTATAAGGAGCGCCTGGAAGCCTTATCACAGCAGCTGGCCCAATGCCATGACGACCTGGCCGAGCTGAGGTCGGCCAACGAGAGCCGATCGCAGAGTCCGGAAGCGGACTCCAATCTCGGCCAGCTGCGCCAGGAGGCGGTGCGAAACAGCAAGCTTGCGCTGGACTGCCAGATCCTGCAGGCCAAGTATCGCGACGCCAAGGATGAGATCCAGCGCTGCGAGCAGAAGATCAAGGACCAGCGTCTCGAGATGGAGGGCAAGTTGGACAAGATGAAGACCAAGATG CGCTCCTTGTACACGGCGGAGGTGACCCGCATGAAGGAGAAGCAGGAACGGGATGCGGCCAAGAGTGCGTCCGAGATGGAGGCCCTCACAGTCCAG AACGCCAAGTACGAAGAGCACACGCGCAAGCTGTCGAACCAGATTGTCCGGCTGAACGAGAAAATCCTGGAGCAACAGAAGCAGCATGCCATCATCAGCACCAAGTTGCGCCATCTGCAGATGCAGCCAGTGTGCGAGGCGAAGCCTACCACTGCCACCATAACCGTTTCCTCCAGCTTTGGGTGGAGATGTTTCGATATTTTGATTCAGTATTATTGTTTCATTTATCCCTtcattaaacaaatttttctttttatagatttctcaatttttttttttccatttcttattgaaTGA